The Thermoplasmataceae archaeon genome has a segment encoding these proteins:
- a CDS encoding type B DNA-directed DNA polymerase: MKQIINATGTDTITLWEYEYDRITRRKYNFYPWIFVSGSDYDLERLTRELDLVRGISYQHTVRRSIHQNLHGIDITLRQSKIDEIVGAISTIGMSRKLSVFNAGINQHLRFMSEKGLSFFDLDSIVEMDLEMPSVVIGGKADLSDIVSISINNKRTDARRSVLLDVFDAINNNLIIIYDNSRLVFQKTLDKISNMGYRIPYHSTGTGSSYESYGRVMYKSPEISIPGKICISSQSFIYSEAGLSGLYEISRMSSLPIVTASRVTPGTAVSSLEVSHAIRKNILVPLYKDDHEKEKAADGLFERDKGGIVLQPEPGIYENVIEIDFSSMYPSIIVRYNLSPETIIASEGAELPGTSYHVDTTTAGFLSEALGGLLSRRLTYKAVKDGNKTLQSRDIALKWMLLTSFGYTGYKNAKFGRIEVHEAITGIGRWALSVAMKLAEKHGFHVIHGIVDSLWLSGDGNVGLLLEEIREKTRIDIVVDGEYSWIVFFPSKGGIGSPGKYLGRRKDGTFKVRGLEIRRSDFPAFARKFQAEALDIFRNCKTTTEILSMSQELKKLEARYIREMSSFDLYDFVIDTRVTRRAEDYKVNNIQRAAINLFMHSGDDIMPGESVPIIISDREHGIVQVPERSTGIDRKFYLRYLKRSFESFEYMVSKANELQTTLTC; this comes from the coding sequence TTGAAACAGATAATAAATGCCACCGGAACAGACACAATAACTCTATGGGAATATGAGTACGATCGAATAACACGCCGGAAGTACAATTTCTATCCATGGATATTTGTTTCTGGATCAGACTATGATCTTGAAAGACTAACCAGGGAGCTTGATCTTGTACGTGGCATATCGTACCAGCACACCGTACGAAGGAGTATTCACCAGAATCTGCATGGGATCGACATAACACTGCGCCAATCCAAGATAGACGAAATAGTTGGTGCAATATCGACAATTGGCATGTCCAGGAAACTCTCGGTGTTCAATGCAGGGATAAACCAGCACCTTCGCTTCATGTCCGAAAAAGGGCTATCTTTTTTTGATCTCGATTCAATCGTTGAAATGGATCTGGAAATGCCCTCAGTGGTCATAGGAGGGAAGGCGGATCTATCCGATATTGTATCGATAAGCATAAACAACAAGCGAACAGATGCAAGGAGATCTGTCTTACTGGACGTTTTTGATGCCATAAATAATAACCTAATTATAATTTATGATAATTCAAGGCTTGTTTTCCAGAAGACGCTTGATAAGATCTCGAATATGGGTTACAGAATTCCGTACCACAGCACAGGAACGGGGTCGTCGTATGAATCATATGGGCGTGTAATGTATAAGTCTCCTGAAATAAGCATTCCGGGGAAGATATGTATAAGCTCGCAGTCGTTCATATACTCTGAAGCAGGGCTCTCGGGGCTTTATGAGATATCACGTATGTCATCGCTCCCAATAGTCACCGCGTCTAGGGTTACACCGGGTACAGCGGTATCGTCGCTTGAGGTTTCCCATGCCATAAGGAAGAACATCCTCGTCCCTTTGTATAAGGACGATCACGAGAAAGAAAAGGCAGCAGATGGGCTGTTCGAACGTGATAAGGGAGGCATTGTCCTGCAGCCGGAACCTGGCATATATGAAAATGTCATAGAGATAGATTTTTCTTCAATGTATCCCAGCATCATTGTCAGGTATAACCTTTCCCCTGAGACCATTATTGCCAGCGAAGGAGCCGAGCTGCCAGGCACATCATATCATGTTGACACTACCACGGCAGGATTTCTATCCGAGGCTCTTGGGGGACTCCTTAGCCGTCGGTTGACATATAAGGCGGTTAAAGACGGTAACAAAACGCTGCAAAGCAGGGACATTGCCCTGAAATGGATGCTGCTGACATCATTCGGGTACACGGGATACAAGAATGCAAAATTCGGACGGATTGAGGTTCACGAGGCAATTACAGGAATTGGTCGGTGGGCACTTTCAGTGGCTATGAAACTGGCGGAAAAACATGGTTTTCATGTTATACATGGAATAGTCGACTCGCTGTGGCTGAGTGGCGACGGAAACGTTGGCTTGCTGCTGGAGGAGATTAGAGAAAAAACACGGATAGACATAGTCGTGGACGGGGAATACAGTTGGATTGTGTTCTTTCCGAGCAAGGGAGGAATAGGGTCACCTGGAAAGTATCTTGGAAGAAGGAAAGATGGTACTTTCAAAGTACGTGGTCTTGAGATAAGACGAAGCGATTTTCCGGCATTTGCAAGGAAATTCCAGGCAGAAGCCCTAGACATATTCAGGAACTGCAAGACTACGACAGAAATATTATCGATGTCACAGGAACTGAAGAAGCTTGAGGCCAGATATATCAGGGAAATGTCATCATTCGATCTCTACGATTTTGTCATTGATACAAGAGTTACCAGAAGGGCAGAGGACTATAAAGTCAACAATATACAGAGAGCTGCAATAAACCTATTTATGCACTCCGGGGATGATATAATGCCCGGAGAGTCAGTTCCAATAATAATCAGTGACAGGGAACATGGTATTGTCCAGGTTCCAGAAAGATCAACAGGAATAGACAGGAAGTTCTATCTCAGATACCTGAAACGATCCTTCGAGAGTTTTGAATACATGGTGTCCAAGGCAAATGAATTGCAGACTACCCTGACCTGCTGA
- the hisS gene encoding histidine--tRNA ligase: protein MKFERVRGFRDHYPEDMMPRKRIFSAAEESAEALGFRRVDFPSLEYLDLYRLKSGDELVGQTFSFTDKGGREVTMIPEATPSIVRMITARKDLVKPIRWYSIPKIFRYEEPQSGRYREHYQFNADIFGVDSPEADAEIIGLAGTILDKLGLERRYEIRVSSRPLLERILQSLECRDTKSAFTVIDRFRKITEEEFKSEISGTGMNQKNIQTLFDLISGTLAPKNLETRIVDTLNINLPDEIRRILFVTELASSMINSAIKIDLSIVRGLAYYTGIVFEAYDITGKHRAILGGGRYDGLAALMSDQDIPAVGFGMGDAVIEILMKEEGKWLYSPDKPLFYVSCASTGSRKYAFAIAKRIRDAGAITIDDLSGRGLSAQLRNAAAEKCKFAAIVGEREENSNTVTFRDLESGEQKEINVSELDDYIEGIRHKV from the coding sequence ATGAAATTCGAGAGAGTGAGGGGATTTAGGGATCACTATCCTGAAGACATGATGCCAAGAAAGAGAATTTTTTCGGCTGCTGAAGAAAGTGCGGAAGCTCTTGGATTCAGAAGGGTGGATTTCCCGAGCCTAGAATATCTCGACCTTTACCGTCTTAAGTCGGGTGATGAACTTGTTGGGCAGACATTTTCCTTCACAGACAAGGGTGGTAGGGAGGTAACCATGATCCCAGAGGCAACTCCCTCGATTGTAAGGATGATAACCGCGAGGAAGGACCTCGTTAAGCCAATAAGATGGTACAGTATTCCAAAGATATTCAGGTATGAGGAACCCCAGTCTGGAAGGTACCGGGAGCACTATCAGTTTAACGCTGATATTTTCGGAGTAGATTCCCCGGAAGCGGATGCTGAGATCATCGGCCTCGCAGGCACCATTCTGGATAAACTCGGCCTGGAGAGAAGATACGAAATCAGAGTTAGCAGCAGACCTTTGCTTGAAAGGATACTTCAGTCACTTGAATGCAGAGATACAAAAAGTGCCTTTACAGTCATAGACAGGTTCAGGAAAATTACTGAAGAAGAATTCAAATCAGAGATATCTGGCACGGGAATGAACCAGAAAAACATACAGACCCTTTTTGATCTTATTTCTGGAACACTTGCCCCAAAGAATCTGGAAACAAGAATTGTAGATACTTTAAATATAAATTTACCAGATGAAATAAGGCGTATACTCTTTGTCACTGAACTGGCCAGCAGCATGATAAATTCAGCGATCAAGATCGACCTGTCGATCGTAAGGGGACTTGCATACTATACTGGAATTGTCTTCGAAGCTTATGACATAACTGGAAAACACAGGGCTATTCTCGGTGGCGGGAGATACGATGGACTGGCCGCTCTCATGTCCGACCAGGACATACCTGCGGTTGGATTTGGCATGGGGGATGCGGTCATTGAAATTCTGATGAAAGAGGAGGGAAAATGGTTGTATTCCCCTGATAAACCTCTATTCTATGTGTCCTGTGCCTCAACTGGATCCAGAAAGTACGCATTTGCAATCGCTAAAAGAATCAGGGATGCTGGTGCCATTACAATTGACGATCTTTCAGGAAGAGGGTTATCGGCTCAACTCAGGAACGCAGCTGCAGAGAAATGTAAATTTGCAGCAATTGTTGGCGAAAGAGAGGAGAACTCAAACACAGTGACGTTCAGGGACCTTGAATCTGGGGAACAAAAGGAGATTAATGTTTCCGAACTTGATGATTATATAGAGGGAATAAGACATAAAGTCTGA
- the folP gene encoding dihydropteroate synthase has protein sequence MVVLAVFPARNRILKGNNDSRIAVEVISDGKADLEQVENLRPVIPEWDHIKHACGYVTTGDLGYLLSQIPGFNECSPILAQKMFEKRLGRRKIPRIMGIINVTPDSFYSGSRVENTDSRKIDSIIEEKPDIIDIGGESTRPGSHMVSADVEISRILPVIKHVSETTNIPISVDTMKPEVLEKVIGYNVKYANDISGLGNFEMARLAAEHDLHYILMHIRGTPQTMQTLAEYNDPVAEVMMFFFEKVGTLTEHGLKLQNLIVDPGIGFAKNFDSNLEIVRSASSINMGLAVLFGTSRKSFFGKILNTTPEKRLNGTIASSIYLMDRGVDILRLHDINSNREALLTYNEISED, from the coding sequence ATGGTAGTTCTGGCCGTATTTCCCGCGAGAAACAGAATCCTCAAGGGAAACAATGATTCCCGGATAGCGGTAGAGGTCATAAGTGACGGAAAAGCGGATCTGGAACAAGTGGAAAACCTCAGACCAGTGATCCCGGAATGGGATCATATAAAACATGCCTGCGGTTATGTAACCACTGGCGATCTCGGTTATCTTCTTTCGCAGATTCCAGGCTTCAATGAGTGTTCGCCCATCCTGGCGCAAAAAATGTTTGAGAAGAGACTCGGACGCCGGAAAATTCCTCGTATCATGGGAATAATAAACGTAACACCAGATTCATTCTATTCTGGATCAAGGGTCGAAAACACAGATAGCAGAAAAATTGATTCTATCATTGAAGAGAAACCGGACATCATAGACATAGGTGGAGAGAGTACGAGACCCGGCAGTCATATGGTTTCTGCGGACGTGGAGATCTCCAGAATTCTGCCGGTGATAAAACATGTATCTGAGACCACAAACATCCCTATTTCCGTCGACACAATGAAACCTGAGGTACTCGAAAAGGTTATCGGATATAATGTGAAGTATGCAAACGATATCAGCGGACTCGGAAACTTTGAAATGGCAAGACTTGCCGCAGAACATGATCTGCATTACATCCTTATGCACATTAGGGGGACGCCACAGACAATGCAGACCCTCGCTGAATACAATGATCCGGTGGCAGAGGTAATGATGTTTTTCTTTGAAAAGGTCGGGACACTGACAGAACATGGCCTAAAACTTCAGAACCTGATCGTGGATCCGGGCATTGGCTTTGCAAAAAACTTTGATTCGAATCTGGAAATAGTAAGGTCAGCATCTTCCATAAACATGGGGTTGGCAGTGCTGTTTGGCACCTCAAGAAAAAGCTTTTTTGGAAAAATACTTAACACAACGCCAGAAAAGCGGCTTAATGGAACAATAGCTTCTTCAATCTACCTCATGGACAGGGGCGTTGATATATTGAGGCTCCACGACATAAACAGCAATCGCGAAGCCCTGTTAACTTACAATGAGATCAGCGAGGACTAG
- a CDS encoding Fur family transcriptional regulator — MKKEEYIQSLKKSKYKITPQRIGVIDYLNRQPGHFTAEDVYRSVKKVETTITQATVYNVLRVLKNSGAITSFEADGQTWFETNLEFHGNLVCRSCGKIEDIQLDPQSIKTSELLSERRIDSATLIMSGLCLECSRKQSLNH, encoded by the coding sequence ATGAAGAAAGAAGAATATATCCAATCACTGAAGAAATCTAAGTATAAGATTACCCCGCAGAGGATTGGAGTAATTGACTACCTTAACAGACAGCCGGGTCATTTTACGGCAGAGGATGTATATCGCAGTGTCAAAAAGGTAGAGACCACTATAACGCAAGCGACGGTTTACAATGTGCTTAGGGTCTTGAAAAATTCTGGAGCAATCACGTCTTTTGAAGCGGACGGGCAGACATGGTTCGAAACAAATCTTGAATTTCATGGAAACCTGGTTTGCAGGTCCTGCGGGAAGATAGAAGATATCCAGCTTGATCCTCAGAGCATAAAGACCTCGGAACTGCTGTCAGAAAGAAGGATTGACAGTGCGACGCTTATCATGTCAGGGCTATGTCTCGAATGTTCAAGAAAACAATCTCTGAACCACTAG
- a CDS encoding AAA family ATPase has translation MPNDVSLIRDPNSLDFSFVPSSLPARESELEILRNIIVEPLRNGVSSTIIIYGPSGTGKTVTAKYLMRSDPKITTIYENALSFGNLKTLLVDVLLKIGKIVPNKGISYPNIFRLLKSQIQGTGGKMLIVVDEASGIMKKDPDGFYNLIRAEELYGAKLSCILISIDDPTLYLTGKHRLAFGVFSSIKFKPYSQRELELIVRDRARIALRSGSYPDTIISEISLIASRFGSARVAIELLQKSAYMAQSTGSDAISSEDVRSAQALINPYITESKLSDLNTDELIVLMAICRNLFDSPETDIPGTYRTAMMITETHDHDPIDIQKIYRVVSKLESVGIIDARISGRGDSRGVGKYIFISDIPVKVLFDKIEEMISRSG, from the coding sequence TTGCCGAATGACGTGTCCCTGATCAGGGACCCCAACAGTTTGGATTTCTCATTCGTTCCGAGTTCTCTTCCAGCCCGGGAGTCCGAACTTGAGATCCTCAGGAATATTATAGTGGAACCCCTGAGGAATGGCGTCTCATCGACAATAATCATTTATGGTCCTTCGGGAACAGGCAAGACAGTTACAGCAAAGTATCTCATGAGATCTGACCCTAAGATCACCACGATCTACGAAAACGCGCTTTCTTTTGGGAATCTAAAGACGCTCCTTGTTGATGTTCTACTCAAGATTGGAAAAATCGTGCCAAATAAGGGGATCAGCTACCCGAACATATTCAGGCTCCTGAAAAGTCAGATACAGGGAACAGGAGGGAAAATGCTTATTGTCGTGGATGAAGCCTCCGGAATAATGAAGAAAGACCCTGACGGATTCTACAACCTGATCAGGGCCGAGGAACTGTACGGCGCAAAACTCTCCTGTATCCTCATATCAATAGATGATCCGACCCTCTATCTTACCGGGAAGCACCGGTTGGCCTTTGGAGTCTTTTCCTCCATAAAATTTAAGCCTTATTCACAGCGGGAACTGGAACTTATTGTTCGTGACAGGGCCCGTATCGCCCTTAGGAGTGGCTCTTATCCAGACACAATTATTTCAGAAATTTCTCTGATTGCGTCCAGGTTCGGCAGCGCAAGAGTAGCCATAGAGTTGTTGCAGAAGTCTGCGTACATGGCACAATCGACCGGTTCCGACGCCATATCATCGGAAGACGTCAGATCAGCCCAGGCCCTCATCAACCCGTACATTACGGAGAGCAAGCTCTCAGATCTCAATACTGATGAGCTTATTGTCCTCATGGCCATATGCAGAAACCTGTTTGACAGCCCTGAGACCGATATTCCAGGCACATACAGAACTGCTATGATGATTACAGAAACCCATGATCACGATCCCATTGACATACAGAAGATTTACAGGGTAGTGAGCAAACTTGAGTCCGTGGGAATCATCGACGCTAGAATTTCTGGGAGGGGTGACAGCAGGGGTGTTGGAAAGTACATTTTCATCAGCGATATACCGGTTAAGGTACTGTTTGACAAAATAGAGGAGATGATCAGCAGGTCAGGGTAG
- a CDS encoding ribosome biogenesis/translation initiation ATPase RLI, whose product MHIAILDEEKCHPKKCNHECQYYCPPVRSGIMTIDFPNPEGQPVITESLCIGCGICPKRCPFGAIKIITVPDELNRDTVHQYGVNGFRIYSMPTLSRGKVTALLGQNGMGKTTTLKILAGLTVPNFGDYSNDASKEKVIEHYTGSLMGAYFKDLYSGKTRVVLKDQHVDLIPRVIKGTIGEILKRSDTDGKLQDVIQSLDMISSLNKDVSSCSGGELQKLAIATSLLKDGDVYLFDEMSSYLDVNDRMRVSSIVKEMSEKKTVMIVEHDLALMDWMADTVHLVYGSPGAYGVISEQKTTNRAINAFLSGYLREENVRIRPYEIKFQDRSHKAEQTGIELVGWTDITVALSEFSLEVSGGSIRSGETIGVLGRNALGKTSFVKMLAGIIKPDKGSVSSTISVAYKPQYISMDFPGTVRELILSISKDAFSSPFIMNEILAPMQINELMDTVVNDLSGGELQRVAVATTLSREADLYLLDEPSAHLDSAFRMAAAKIIRRVMENNRKSALVVDHDVYFIDLISDKLIVFTGTPGKAGESFGPTDMRTGMNIFLKSAGVTFRRDQVTKRPRINKQGSSLDRMQKNSGNYYYSA is encoded by the coding sequence TTGCATATAGCGATTCTAGATGAGGAGAAATGTCACCCTAAGAAGTGTAACCATGAGTGCCAGTACTATTGCCCGCCAGTAAGAAGCGGCATCATGACCATAGACTTTCCTAACCCTGAGGGTCAACCTGTAATTACAGAAAGTCTATGCATCGGATGCGGAATCTGTCCAAAGCGGTGCCCATTCGGTGCCATTAAGATCATTACGGTACCTGACGAACTTAACAGGGATACGGTACACCAGTATGGGGTAAATGGCTTCCGGATTTACTCAATGCCGACGCTATCAAGGGGTAAAGTAACAGCTCTGTTAGGACAGAATGGTATGGGGAAAACGACCACGCTTAAGATTCTCGCGGGCTTGACCGTACCTAATTTTGGTGATTATTCCAACGACGCTTCTAAGGAGAAGGTAATAGAGCACTACACCGGTAGTCTCATGGGTGCTTATTTCAAGGATCTCTATTCCGGAAAGACCAGGGTAGTCCTGAAAGATCAGCATGTTGATCTCATACCCAGAGTTATCAAGGGGACGATTGGAGAAATACTGAAGAGGTCGGATACGGACGGAAAGCTACAGGACGTGATACAGAGTCTCGATATGATCTCATCGCTGAACAAGGATGTTTCCTCATGTTCCGGTGGTGAACTGCAAAAATTAGCCATAGCTACTTCCCTACTGAAAGATGGCGATGTATACCTCTTTGACGAAATGTCATCCTACCTTGACGTGAATGACAGGATGAGAGTATCTTCCATAGTTAAAGAGATGTCCGAAAAGAAAACTGTGATGATCGTGGAACACGATCTTGCTCTTATGGACTGGATGGCAGATACTGTTCATCTTGTCTACGGTTCACCAGGGGCATACGGGGTCATATCCGAGCAAAAGACTACCAACAGGGCGATAAACGCATTTCTCTCAGGATATTTGAGGGAGGAAAACGTAAGGATTCGGCCTTACGAGATCAAGTTCCAGGATAGATCTCACAAAGCAGAACAGACCGGCATTGAACTTGTTGGATGGACCGACATCACCGTTGCCCTTTCCGAGTTCAGTCTTGAAGTATCTGGCGGTTCAATAAGGTCCGGTGAGACAATAGGTGTTCTTGGCAGAAATGCCCTTGGAAAGACTTCGTTTGTCAAGATGCTGGCGGGGATAATAAAGCCAGATAAAGGGTCTGTAAGCAGCACAATTTCCGTAGCCTATAAGCCGCAGTATATCTCTATGGATTTTCCCGGTACAGTCAGGGAACTGATATTATCGATCTCAAAGGATGCCTTTTCGTCTCCATTCATTATGAATGAAATCTTGGCTCCAATGCAGATAAATGAACTCATGGATACCGTTGTTAATGATTTATCCGGTGGCGAGCTTCAGAGGGTAGCAGTTGCAACCACGCTTTCGCGGGAAGCTGATCTGTATCTGCTGGACGAACCGTCAGCTCACCTAGACAGTGCGTTCAGGATGGCTGCTGCCAAGATAATACGTCGTGTAATGGAAAATAACAGGAAAAGTGCTCTCGTTGTTGACCATGATGTGTATTTTATTGATCTAATATCGGACAAGCTTATCGTTTTTACAGGCACTCCTGGGAAAGCCGGAGAATCTTTCGGCCCCACCGACATGCGCACAGGTATGAATATATTCCTGAAGAGCGCAGGGGTAACATTTAGAAGAGACCAGGTCACAAAGAGACCAAGGATCAACAAGCAGGGTAGCAGCCTGGACAGGATGCAGAAGAATTCGGGGAATTACTATTATTCGGCTTGA
- a CDS encoding aminopeptidase: MLLDEEDNNKISLEQKIEGFSDSYIDFIGSCKIETEVVSYIKEKLKAFRYKSLDEYTTLPYGSFFLKEFGNRVLIAGVMGKDVFHDGFRILASHIDSPRIDLKPKPLYEDSDTSIALMKTQYYGGLKKYQWMDVPLAIHGRVVLISGEVINFNLGEKRSEAVFVIPDLLPHLAKKQFKKELEDAIAGEEMNLIVGTVPDKSEKDPVKSNVLAILKQKYGIKEEDFTSSDLSLVPAYGPRYSGFDNSLIAGYGHDDRASVFTTFRALLENSGSRYSTIVIFYDKEEIGGFGISGSMSNMLESFIHSVLRKVEPAYSMADYYNVLRNSMAISADVDSAMDPSFKDVHDEHNAARMGKGIVLAKYSGYGGKYSGSEASAEYVAHIRRILSEKEVKYQFGTMGKVDEGGGGTVAQDIARYGIPVIDAGPPVLGMHSPYELVNKADLYQSYLAYLAFITEE; encoded by the coding sequence ATGCTTCTGGATGAGGAAGACAACAACAAGATAAGTCTAGAGCAGAAAATCGAAGGATTTTCTGATTCATACATTGACTTTATCGGTAGCTGCAAAATTGAAACCGAAGTTGTCTCATACATTAAGGAAAAACTCAAAGCATTCAGATACAAGAGTCTTGATGAATACACCACGCTTCCCTATGGCTCCTTCTTTTTAAAGGAATTCGGGAACAGGGTTCTTATAGCCGGTGTAATGGGAAAAGACGTATTTCATGACGGATTCAGGATATTAGCATCTCACATTGATTCGCCCAGGATTGACCTTAAGCCAAAGCCTCTTTACGAAGATTCCGACACGAGCATTGCCCTTATGAAGACACAATATTACGGCGGGCTGAAGAAATACCAGTGGATGGATGTTCCCCTAGCGATTCATGGTAGGGTGGTTTTGATTTCCGGAGAGGTCATTAATTTCAATTTAGGAGAAAAACGCTCCGAGGCGGTATTTGTGATCCCCGACCTCCTCCCCCATCTTGCGAAGAAACAATTCAAGAAAGAATTGGAAGACGCCATAGCTGGGGAAGAAATGAATCTGATAGTCGGTACGGTTCCAGACAAGAGTGAGAAGGATCCTGTTAAATCCAATGTTCTGGCAATTCTCAAACAGAAATACGGGATCAAGGAAGAAGATTTCACGTCATCTGATCTCAGTCTTGTGCCAGCATATGGGCCGAGATACAGTGGATTCGATAACTCATTGATTGCGGGTTACGGACACGATGATAGGGCATCAGTTTTCACAACCTTCAGAGCTTTACTTGAGAACAGCGGCTCAAGATACAGCACAATTGTGATCTTCTATGACAAAGAGGAAATTGGAGGTTTTGGGATATCAGGATCCATGAGCAATATGCTTGAGTCATTCATTCATTCTGTGCTCAGGAAAGTCGAGCCGGCTTACAGTATGGCTGATTATTACAATGTCCTCAGGAACAGCATGGCAATAAGCGCTGACGTTGATTCCGCTATGGATCCAAGTTTCAAGGACGTTCATGATGAGCACAATGCGGCCAGAATGGGTAAAGGCATTGTTCTGGCTAAATACAGTGGATATGGAGGAAAGTATTCAGGCTCCGAGGCATCCGCTGAGTATGTAGCCCATATCAGGAGAATTCTTTCTGAAAAAGAAGTCAAATATCAGTTTGGGACAATGGGGAAGGTAGATGAGGGTGGTGGGGGCACCGTAGCTCAGGATATTGCAAGGTACGGGATTCCCGTTATTGATGCTGGTCCGCCGGTGCTAGGTATGCATTCGCCATACGAACTTGTGAATAAAGCAGACCTTTACCAGAGTTACCTTGCGTATCTTGCTTTCATAACAGAGGAATAG
- the guaA gene encoding glutamine-hydrolyzing GMP synthase, with product MTFDSRVFVESAKRQIQGELVGKGILACSGGQDSTLLAVIANQAAGDRIHFVFIDTGLLREGEAQAVKKTFANFSIKLKVIDASEEFLSVLKGITDPEKKRKIVGSKFIEIFERVAREHGADTLLQGTIAPDWIESGGHLRDVIKSHHNVGGLPEKMNLKLLEPLRDLYKDEVREVSKFLGIPRIVQPFPGPGLSVRIIGEVTAEKLELLRKITKIVENSIEKWYADREDMPWQFFAVLLPVRTTGVHGDKRTYGYTVAIRAIDTMDAMSGTFTRLPYDVLDSMSTSITNEVKDINRVVYDITNKPPGTIEWE from the coding sequence ATGACGTTTGATTCTCGTGTTTTTGTGGAATCTGCGAAGAGACAGATTCAAGGTGAGCTTGTTGGAAAAGGCATCCTTGCCTGTTCTGGAGGACAAGACAGTACACTTCTAGCGGTGATCGCGAATCAGGCAGCGGGAGACAGGATCCATTTTGTCTTTATTGACACGGGGCTACTCAGGGAAGGAGAGGCCCAGGCAGTGAAAAAGACCTTCGCTAACTTCTCCATAAAACTTAAAGTTATAGACGCCTCCGAGGAATTTCTATCGGTTCTGAAAGGCATAACAGATCCTGAAAAGAAGAGAAAGATCGTTGGGAGCAAATTCATTGAAATCTTCGAACGTGTCGCCAGAGAACATGGAGCGGATACCTTGCTCCAGGGTACCATTGCTCCGGACTGGATTGAAAGTGGCGGACACCTGAGAGATGTGATCAAGAGCCATCATAATGTCGGCGGACTTCCAGAAAAGATGAACCTAAAGTTGCTGGAGCCGCTCCGGGATCTCTACAAAGACGAAGTAAGGGAAGTTTCCAAATTTCTCGGTATACCGCGGATTGTCCAGCCGTTTCCTGGACCAGGGCTGAGTGTACGAATAATCGGCGAGGTAACTGCTGAGAAACTAGAATTGTTGAGAAAAATCACGAAAATAGTGGAAAATTCAATAGAAAAGTGGTATGCGGATAGAGAGGATATGCCATGGCAGTTTTTTGCAGTCCTGCTTCCCGTAAGGACTACCGGAGTACATGGTGATAAGAGAACTTATGGATATACCGTGGCAATAAGGGCAATAGATACCATGGATGCAATGTCAGGTACATTCACGAGGTTACCCTACGATGTCCTCGATTCAATGTCAACTTCCATTACCAATGAAGTTAAGGATATCAATAGAGTTGTATATGACATAACCAACAAACCACCCGGAACCATAGAATGGGAGTAA
- a CDS encoding DUF6015 family protein, whose translation MKDKSEVATAAKPRRNFTNLDELADAISKGLSLQNRRMSHEESVEAAEHLINFFGYNDRVIDNMLEPEDRDAFYTMEDIGVLQTEREETTLYDGREWRIHYWILNVPRIIELSEMKVFETALPQDTTFQIYSEIPDEYWKPN comes from the coding sequence ATGAAGGATAAGAGTGAAGTTGCAACAGCTGCCAAACCACGAAGAAATTTCACCAATTTAGATGAGTTAGCTGATGCAATAAGCAAAGGGCTCAGTCTACAGAACAGGAGAATGAGTCACGAGGAATCGGTGGAAGCTGCAGAGCACCTCATAAACTTCTTCGGATACAATGACCGTGTTATTGACAATATGCTCGAGCCGGAAGACAGGGACGCATTCTACACCATGGAAGATATTGGCGTATTGCAGACAGAGCGAGAGGAAACCACTCTATACGACGGCAGAGAGTGGAGAATACACTACTGGATACTTAACGTTCCGCGGATTATCGAGCTGTCAGAAATGAAGGTTTTTGAGACAGCTTTGCCGCAGGACACAACTTTTCAAATTTACAGCGAAATACCAGACGAGTACTGGAAACCAAATTAG
- a CDS encoding Lrp/AsnC ligand binding domain-containing protein, whose product MSIAFVLISTVPGKEHEVYNKIAKINYVVEIHPLFGEYDLIVKIDAKDYSELGKIVVDQIRTIEGVIDTKTLTGIKI is encoded by the coding sequence ATGTCTATAGCTTTTGTTCTGATCAGCACAGTTCCGGGTAAGGAGCACGAAGTCTATAACAAGATAGCCAAGATTAACTATGTTGTGGAAATTCACCCGCTTTTCGGTGAATATGATCTCATAGTGAAGATCGATGCAAAGGATTACAGTGAACTTGGTAAGATCGTTGTGGACCAGATAAGGACTATAGAAGGTGTTATCGATACTAAAACTCTGACCGGAATCAAGATCTGA